In a genomic window of Pedobacter sp. KBS0701:
- a CDS encoding SusC/RagA family TonB-linked outer membrane protein, whose amino-acid sequence MKRNILLYTLLIVCIICCTNAYSQEKNIIVNGRVLDKDTKQGVPGVSVVLQSTNKGLTQTNGDGKFSVNVPVGGTLLFKFLGYNTSSVKITNQTNITVTISEDRKDLNDVIIVAYQNRPKETTAGSVTVLSGKDVSDIPVSNIETLLQGKVPGLNIQNNTGAPGFRGSVQLRGLSSLSISGSGNDSFLQPTSPLYIIDGVPLDADKAAEFGFQTQGPGVSPLSLIPQEDIENIQILKDAQATSMYGSRGAYGVIIITTKRGNSKVPRIKYVSNFFVNAPPKLRETLGGNSERQLKIQQIILNAETINQIRGISNTPFLADSLNAYYNNSTDWQDVFYQTTFNQSHNLALDGGDQKFNYKANMGYYAEKGVIKNTGYNRYNLNMNMEFKPNDKFRFFGFVNGSVGKQNKGNGAGLLQSGVAENGQASTLLPPPSFYQASGGVLSALQTLNDNNSRNLRANIDARYEFIPGFAASSTLSYDYTSDTETTFTPAAANGSFAKLYDYNGRNFQLYNRNAITYAKTLGEKHNFFINTFNEIYKQGSQSSISRQERIPNDQLQGPVGFDGYYSRGGGVLSSYKNATIASFAGSLSYDYDKKYVAEFSYRLDGTSSSGLENPYSKNSSIGLRWNFNKENWLTDQKWLDYGSLRLTWGQNIVPTGNLQSIYGIYNLNGNYNNTQTIGINYDLIPNPALKPTTTSQYNLGFDIGFLNRFSIVVDSYFKKVDNLLFDRILSNTTGFNKLSSNDLGIANYGTEISLNVKAITSKDFDLSFSINGAYNRDVLLKLPEEYNGQYIRFDDSGYLQHNVFRVGRNTLSNYLRINQGVYKTDADVPVDPVTGKRYQTNNTFFYGGDPILKDVNGDYILDSRDYEITGNSQPLLTGGLSFTMRYKRWGLNMYASYTADRTILNNALADRIAIMRDPYALNAVVPLGDLNIWQKPGDVAKYPYPYDFSRYGNIQPLRADQTLWQESGTYLKINNLTLSYMFDKKLISRFGLANLRIFGSTNNLITFSKYSGPNPENVTALGRDISNGYPVPRTYNIGLNLELNTGN is encoded by the coding sequence ATGAAAAGAAATATACTTTTATATACATTACTTATTGTATGTATAATCTGTTGTACGAATGCCTATTCGCAAGAAAAAAATATTATTGTAAATGGCAGGGTTCTGGATAAAGATACCAAACAGGGGGTGCCAGGCGTATCTGTTGTTTTGCAAAGCACAAATAAAGGCTTAACGCAAACAAACGGTGATGGAAAGTTTTCGGTTAACGTGCCTGTTGGAGGAACACTTTTATTTAAATTTTTAGGGTACAATACCTCATCGGTTAAAATTACCAATCAAACCAATATCACAGTAACCATTAGCGAGGATCGTAAAGATCTGAATGATGTGATTATTGTAGCTTACCAAAACAGACCAAAAGAAACAACTGCCGGATCGGTAACGGTGCTTAGCGGTAAGGATGTATCCGATATCCCGGTATCAAATATTGAAACCCTTTTACAGGGTAAGGTGCCAGGGTTAAATATCCAGAACAATACCGGTGCCCCTGGTTTTAGGGGATCGGTACAGCTTCGTGGTTTATCAAGTTTAAGTATTTCGGGTAGTGGTAACGATTCATTTTTACAACCTACATCGCCATTATACATTATCGATGGTGTGCCATTAGATGCAGATAAGGCAGCAGAGTTTGGTTTTCAAACGCAAGGCCCCGGGGTGAGTCCACTTTCGCTAATCCCTCAGGAGGATATCGAAAACATCCAGATCCTGAAAGATGCGCAGGCCACTTCCATGTATGGATCAAGAGGTGCTTATGGGGTAATCATCATCACCACAAAAAGAGGTAATTCTAAAGTGCCGCGTATTAAATATGTATCGAACTTTTTCGTTAATGCTCCGCCTAAATTACGCGAAACATTAGGCGGTAATTCAGAACGCCAATTAAAAATTCAGCAAATTATTTTAAACGCTGAGACCATTAATCAGATCAGGGGAATTAGCAATACACCTTTTCTTGCCGATAGTTTAAATGCGTATTATAATAACTCTACCGATTGGCAGGATGTATTTTATCAAACCACCTTTAACCAAAGTCATAACCTGGCTTTAGATGGCGGTGACCAAAAATTTAATTACAAAGCTAATATGGGCTATTATGCGGAAAAAGGTGTAATTAAAAATACGGGTTATAACCGTTACAATTTAAACATGAACATGGAGTTTAAGCCGAATGATAAATTCAGGTTTTTCGGTTTCGTTAATGGCTCTGTAGGTAAACAGAATAAAGGTAACGGTGCAGGTTTGCTTCAATCGGGTGTAGCTGAAAACGGCCAGGCATCAACACTTTTGCCACCTCCGTCTTTTTATCAGGCATCTGGCGGGGTATTATCTGCTTTGCAAACGCTAAACGATAACAATTCCAGAAATTTAAGAGCAAATATAGATGCCCGTTACGAATTTATACCAGGTTTCGCAGCATCTTCTACCTTAAGTTATGATTATACCTCAGATACTGAAACTACATTTACACCAGCCGCAGCCAACGGATCATTTGCCAAGCTTTATGATTATAATGGCCGAAATTTCCAGCTATACAATAGAAATGCAATTACCTACGCTAAAACATTAGGTGAAAAGCACAATTTCTTTATCAATACATTTAACGAAATTTATAAACAGGGCTCCCAATCATCAATAAGCCGGCAGGAAAGAATTCCAAACGATCAGCTCCAGGGGCCAGTCGGCTTCGATGGTTATTACTCAAGAGGTGGCGGAGTTTTAAGTAGTTATAAAAATGCTACAATTGCCTCTTTCGCAGGATCGCTATCTTACGATTATGATAAAAAATATGTTGCTGAATTCTCTTACCGTTTAGATGGTACCTCATCAAGTGGTTTGGAAAATCCATATTCTAAAAACTCTTCAATAGGTTTAAGATGGAATTTCAACAAAGAAAACTGGTTAACAGATCAAAAATGGTTAGACTATGGTAGTTTAAGATTAACCTGGGGCCAGAATATTGTGCCAACAGGTAATCTGCAAAGTATTTATGGTATTTATAACCTTAATGGAAATTACAACAATACGCAAACCATTGGTATCAATTACGATTTAATTCCAAATCCGGCTTTAAAGCCAACCACTACAAGTCAGTATAACCTTGGTTTTGACATTGGTTTCCTGAACAGATTCTCGATTGTTGTGGATAGTTATTTTAAAAAAGTAGATAATTTACTGTTCGATCGTATTTTATCAAATACTACAGGTTTTAATAAACTATCAAGTAACGATTTGGGTATAGCCAATTATGGTACCGAGATCAGCTTAAATGTAAAAGCCATTACCAGCAAGGATTTCGATTTATCTTTCTCAATAAACGGTGCTTACAACCGCGATGTGCTGTTAAAATTGCCTGAAGAGTATAACGGGCAGTATATCCGCTTCGATGATTCCGGTTACCTGCAACATAATGTTTTCCGTGTAGGCAGAAATACCCTGTCAAACTATTTAAGAATTAACCAGGGGGTTTACAAAACAGACGCAGATGTACCTGTAGATCCGGTTACCGGAAAAAGATACCAAACAAACAATACCTTCTTTTACGGGGGAGATCCGATCTTAAAAGATGTAAATGGCGATTATATTCTGGACAGCAGAGATTACGAAATTACCGGAAACTCACAGCCATTGTTAACAGGTGGTTTATCATTCACCATGAGGTATAAAAGATGGGGACTAAATATGTATGCCAGTTACACTGCCGACAGAACAATCTTAAATAATGCCCTTGCCGATCGTATTGCCATCATGAGAGATCCTTATGCATTAAATGCAGTAGTACCTTTAGGTGATTTGAATATCTGGCAGAAACCAGGCGATGTGGCTAAATATCCATATCCTTATGATTTTAGCCGTTACGGAAATATCCAACCATTAAGAGCTGACCAAACCTTATGGCAGGAAAGTGGTACGTATTTGAAAATTAACAACTTAACTCTTTCCTATATGTTCGATAAGAAGTTGATCAGCAGATTCGGACTGGCTAATTTAAGGATATTTGGTTCCACTAATAACTTAATTACATTTTCTAAGTATAGTGGCCCTAATCCGGAAAACGTAACTGCATTAGGTCGCGATATTTCTAACGGTTATCCTGTGCCACGTACCTATAACATTGGTTTAAATTTAGAACTTAATACAGGCAACTAA
- a CDS encoding DUF5007 domain-containing protein, which translates to MKSIIYKYFALLLLAVTVCSSCKKIFDLPDEKDYISNNVNFSNKILEPIIGRTNLIGGFNSDNSTNPITFEIVNVRFGDGKPVNDLFTTAPTYVWTAPYTGLEKSLAEIEAKRKIETHPIFEIRSSGEFILWPSATNQLLKPRPTDSTNFAQDTRFFDVKVKNTGGERLIRDFQIRPFRERPYEPSNDFNAYTGLPAPDPKFPLDKKLRDYIRPYLNNVIGATSNLNLVSNNDKKDAIVYIRPLTSGGNGHSLRIVVLGKDSLPIDPKFFNETVWDKMIHGFNIQKTDQYVQYDVAYPIPLVEIPTSYAKGGSRAKAELSYSRIGFGGARTVASFGVDFAIYKAGDWEIVFYFKNENPKFANE; encoded by the coding sequence GTAAAAAGATTTTCGATTTACCCGATGAGAAAGATTATATCAGTAACAATGTAAATTTTAGCAATAAAATTCTGGAGCCAATAATCGGAAGGACCAATCTTATCGGTGGCTTTAACAGCGATAACTCGACCAATCCCATCACTTTCGAAATTGTAAACGTTAGGTTTGGGGATGGAAAGCCGGTGAACGATCTTTTTACAACGGCGCCAACTTACGTATGGACGGCCCCTTATACGGGTTTGGAAAAAAGCCTGGCTGAAATTGAGGCAAAAAGAAAAATCGAAACACATCCGATATTCGAAATACGTTCATCAGGTGAATTTATCTTGTGGCCATCAGCAACCAACCAGCTATTGAAACCCCGTCCGACTGATAGTACCAACTTTGCTCAGGATACACGCTTTTTTGATGTAAAGGTTAAAAACACCGGTGGCGAGCGCCTGATCAGAGATTTTCAGATCAGACCTTTCAGAGAACGCCCTTACGAACCATCGAATGATTTTAATGCTTATACAGGTTTGCCTGCCCCTGATCCAAAATTTCCGTTAGACAAAAAACTGAGGGATTACATCCGTCCTTATCTGAATAATGTGATCGGTGCTACTTCTAATTTAAACTTAGTGAGCAACAATGATAAGAAGGATGCCATTGTTTACATCCGTCCATTAACATCAGGAGGTAATGGCCATTCACTACGTATTGTGGTTTTGGGTAAAGATTCTTTACCGATCGATCCTAAGTTCTTCAATGAAACAGTTTGGGATAAAATGATCCATGGTTTCAATATCCAGAAAACCGATCAATATGTTCAGTATGATGTTGCTTATCCAATTCCATTGGTAGAAATCCCTACATCTTATGCTAAAGGCGGATCAAGGGCAAAAGCAGAGTTGAGTTACTCCAGGATTGGTTTTGGAGGGGCACGTACAGTGGCCAGTTTCGGTGTCGATTTCGCTATTTATAAGGCTGGCGACTGGGAAATCGTCTTTTATTTCAAAAACGAGAACCCAAAATTTGCTAACGAATAG
- a CDS encoding fasciclin domain-containing protein, with the protein MKKLIFACAALLLILNACKRDEYYRDGGLANPDFNGNMLQYLQAKKVPFDTIAKIVKLAGLESTFSNEDFTFFAPDDEVIKKTIGTIRTDGLNNLLFYAGKDTVKTLDQISPVIWRRYLQRYMFKGVNRLKDYQQIDFDVKSVYPGGLYYSLSGNISNIGVTYATANNIKYIGYRQLNLTYIPDASKPNDNWYINKVASSDIKPTNGVVHTLAYNDIRGGAYFGFNESDFFSDVYFSGLAPSDPSK; encoded by the coding sequence ATGAAAAAGCTAATTTTTGCTTGTGCTGCTTTACTGCTGATATTAAATGCTTGTAAGCGTGATGAATATTATCGTGATGGAGGCCTGGCCAATCCTGACTTTAATGGTAACATGCTTCAATATTTACAGGCTAAAAAAGTACCTTTTGATACCATAGCCAAAATTGTAAAACTGGCGGGTTTAGAAAGTACCTTTTCAAATGAGGACTTTACTTTTTTTGCGCCTGATGATGAGGTAATTAAAAAAACAATCGGGACAATTAGAACTGATGGATTAAATAACCTACTTTTTTACGCAGGAAAAGATACCGTTAAAACGCTGGATCAGATTAGTCCGGTAATCTGGAGGAGATATCTGCAACGTTATATGTTTAAGGGTGTGAATAGGTTAAAGGATTATCAGCAAATCGATTTTGATGTTAAGAGTGTTTATCCGGGCGGTTTGTATTATTCTCTTAGTGGTAATATCTCAAATATTGGAGTAACCTATGCTACCGCGAACAATATCAAATATATCGGGTACCGCCAATTAAACTTAACTTATATCCCCGATGCTTCAAAACCTAATGATAATTGGTACATCAACAAGGTGGCATCATCTGATATAAAACCTACCAATGGCGTTGTACACACTTTGGCCTATAATGACATAAGAGGCGGCGCTTATTTTGGCTTTAACGAGAGTGATTTTTTTAGTGATGTATATTTTAGCGGTTTAGCTCCTTCTGATCCCTCAAAATAA
- a CDS encoding RagB/SusD family nutrient uptake outer membrane protein produces the protein MKKVIIYTLVIAASFCLPSCKKFLNVQPLDKLTGNNFFQTKEDVVANIYDLSRIVFSKINETHYVGAVGEYRSGEVLHESQSDNAASREYVEYLGRNDLLNLIRRGQPWDYYNFDRITDWTGYYRAIQGANILIAKLDEGVPGVSETEKGQFKAEAAFIRSLCYFTMVRLFGDVVYYTDAFHSTSLPRENFVSVLNKCIADLSSYKNQIPFTYSDPALKGVRASRGSIIALMMEMNMWNAGFDGANARKYYQATADLGKELVASNAYRLLPISDWSTVIKGRSDESLFEFYQSINYGDAVLNVAPIADMFLHYPYKRPEYTHRVSFAYYRGEYMQKLFQDGGDKRITTWFNEDIFADNGKFMLLKYAKNSFIVGEEDANPDNTFMIFRYGGELLLAAEALANIDEDAEAIKLVNMVRGRAGASPYTSSNGDLKEFIFYERSRELIGEGHHYFDLVRTKRILNSQYSYNVLTSDKFSRGAWTWPINPGALNNNPFMKLNDYWVNGGN, from the coding sequence ATGAAAAAAGTTATTATTTACACTTTGGTTATTGCAGCATCTTTTTGCTTGCCTTCATGTAAAAAGTTTTTAAACGTACAGCCTTTAGATAAACTAACAGGGAACAACTTTTTCCAGACTAAAGAAGACGTTGTTGCCAATATTTATGATTTGTCGAGGATTGTTTTTAGCAAAATAAATGAAACGCATTATGTTGGTGCGGTTGGCGAATACAGATCAGGCGAAGTATTACACGAAAGCCAGTCTGACAATGCCGCTTCCCGTGAATATGTGGAGTATTTAGGTCGAAATGATCTGTTAAACCTGATTAGGAGAGGGCAGCCCTGGGACTATTATAATTTTGATAGAATAACAGACTGGACCGGTTATTACAGGGCAATTCAAGGTGCCAATATCCTGATTGCGAAATTAGATGAGGGTGTTCCGGGTGTTTCTGAAACAGAAAAAGGACAGTTTAAGGCTGAAGCCGCCTTTATTCGCTCACTTTGTTACTTTACCATGGTACGGTTATTTGGCGATGTAGTGTATTATACTGATGCATTTCATTCTACATCCTTACCCCGCGAAAATTTTGTATCCGTATTAAATAAATGTATTGCCGATTTAAGTAGTTATAAAAATCAAATTCCATTTACCTACAGCGATCCTGCTTTAAAAGGCGTTCGGGCAAGTAGAGGTAGCATCATTGCCTTAATGATGGAGATGAATATGTGGAACGCAGGCTTTGACGGCGCTAACGCAAGAAAATATTATCAGGCTACAGCAGATCTGGGTAAAGAATTGGTTGCAAGTAATGCCTATCGGTTATTACCAATTTCAGACTGGTCTACAGTAATTAAGGGCCGCTCAGATGAAAGTTTATTCGAATTTTATCAAAGTATAAATTATGGAGATGCCGTACTGAATGTTGCACCAATTGCCGACATGTTTTTGCATTACCCATACAAAAGACCTGAATATACACACCGCGTAAGTTTTGCTTATTACAGGGGCGAATATATGCAGAAACTTTTTCAGGATGGAGGCGACAAAAGGATCACAACCTGGTTTAATGAAGATATTTTTGCCGACAATGGTAAGTTCATGTTATTAAAATATGCCAAGAACTCTTTTATTGTTGGTGAGGAAGATGCCAATCCGGATAATACCTTTATGATTTTCAGGTATGGTGGAGAACTCCTGCTGGCGGCAGAAGCGCTTGCAAATATAGATGAAGATGCCGAAGCCATAAAACTGGTAAATATGGTAAGGGGCCGCGCCGGCGCATCTCCATATACGTCTTCAAATGGAGATCTTAAGGAATTTATCTTTTACGAACGTTCAAGGGAGCTTATTGGCGAAGGTCATCACTATTTTGATTTAGTTAGAACGAAGAGAATTTTAAATAGTCAATATTCTTACAACGTACTTACATCCGATAAATTTAGTCGTGGTGCCTGGACCTGGCCGATAAACCCGGGTGCGCTAAACAACAACCCATTCATGAAACTGAATGATTATTGGGTTAATGGTGGTAATTAA
- a CDS encoding alkaline phosphatase family protein: MMKKYKLLIGLIATIITTAIFSCNKEFERTIGDKNASDTTTVKYGNRKVLYLVVDGARGQSVLDANTPNIDAILPHAIYTWVGLSDPEATASATNWANMLTGVKKEKHKVTTDALTNNNLQNYPIIFNRIKEASAKSKIVTYTSSAVFKSLNTGADVTSLLADDDAVKAGLISNLTSDTATVIVGHFTGVNAAGAASGYDVSFPAYKAAIEKFDTSVGEILAALKKRPDYNNEQWLVVIASSAGGQYTLPSNADDQTIFSQPKVNSFVIYYAPTYNKRILTKPFTGNRYLGKTIRFKGEDVRAQVDAADANVYNIDDTTKVTIELKVKKNEDKFFWPSVLGKRNEWSGGHPSVGWVIYLEEDYWYFEWRGTKDGDYHQCRGGSFAKGKWTNLTAKIEVRNGQRFVRTYTNGSFNNELEITGSGSLANSNPLKLGFLNGNGHGVPDVYVSDIRFFKFSVPDGMIGNYACQTSIDQSHPYFNFLVGYWPATDGNGDIMADLSSQAHDFKFQGNYAWESFNDLICPPAPETLAIFVPQTSDIPAQIINWLKIANKQIWGLDGRVWLDQ, translated from the coding sequence ATGATGAAAAAATATAAATTATTGATTGGCTTAATCGCAACAATAATTACCACGGCCATATTTTCTTGTAATAAAGAATTCGAAAGAACTATTGGAGATAAGAATGCCAGTGATACCACAACTGTTAAATACGGAAACCGTAAGGTACTTTATTTAGTTGTCGATGGAGCCAGGGGGCAATCGGTTTTAGATGCAAATACACCAAATATTGATGCTATTTTACCGCACGCTATCTACACATGGGTAGGGTTAAGTGATCCTGAAGCAACTGCAAGTGCAACCAATTGGGCAAACATGTTAACCGGGGTTAAAAAAGAGAAGCATAAGGTTACCACCGATGCATTAACGAATAACAATCTGCAGAATTACCCAATTATCTTCAACAGGATTAAAGAGGCAAGTGCAAAATCGAAAATCGTTACCTATACCTCATCAGCGGTTTTTAAATCGTTAAATACAGGAGCTGACGTGACTAGCCTGTTGGCAGATGATGATGCTGTTAAAGCCGGATTGATCAGCAATTTAACAAGTGATACTGCAACGGTTATTGTAGGCCATTTTACGGGGGTTAATGCGGCAGGTGCTGCATCAGGATATGATGTTTCTTTTCCAGCTTATAAAGCAGCTATCGAAAAATTCGATACTTCCGTAGGTGAAATCCTCGCGGCACTAAAAAAACGTCCTGATTATAACAATGAGCAATGGCTGGTGGTTATTGCATCAAGTGCAGGCGGGCAATATACCTTACCCTCAAATGCCGATGACCAAACTATTTTTAGCCAGCCAAAAGTAAATTCGTTTGTAATTTATTATGCACCAACCTACAACAAACGAATTTTAACAAAGCCATTTACGGGTAACAGGTATTTAGGCAAAACAATCCGTTTTAAAGGGGAAGATGTGAGGGCACAGGTTGATGCTGCTGACGCAAACGTTTACAATATAGATGACACTACAAAAGTGACCATTGAACTTAAGGTTAAAAAGAACGAAGACAAATTCTTCTGGCCAAGTGTTTTAGGTAAACGTAATGAGTGGTCTGGTGGCCATCCGAGTGTAGGCTGGGTTATTTATTTAGAAGAAGACTATTGGTATTTTGAGTGGCGGGGCACCAAAGATGGAGATTACCACCAATGTAGGGGTGGGAGTTTTGCCAAGGGGAAATGGACAAATTTAACGGCAAAAATAGAGGTACGTAATGGACAAAGGTTTGTTCGTACCTATACCAATGGTAGCTTTAATAATGAGCTCGAAATTACAGGTTCAGGTTCATTGGCAAATTCTAATCCTTTAAAACTGGGATTTTTAAACGGAAACGGACACGGAGTACCAGATGTATATGTAAGTGATATCCGCTTTTTTAAATTTTCTGTTCCGGACGGAATGATCGGCAACTATGCCTGTCAAACTTCAATAGACCAAAGTCATCCATACTTTAATTTTCTGGTAGGGTATTGGCCCGCAACAGATGGTAATGGTGATATCATGGCAGATTTAAGTTCTCAGGCACATGATTTTAAATTTCAGGGAAACTATGCCTGGGAGAGTTTTAACGATTTAATCTGCCCTCCGGCACCAGAAACACTGGCCATATTTGTTCCTCAAACATCAGATATACCTGCACAGATTATAAATTGGTTAAAGATTGCCAATAAACAAATATGGGGGCTTGATGGCCGGGTTTGGTTAGATCAATAA
- a CDS encoding DUF5008 domain-containing protein: MMKKIKFIFTIITLIAFSFQGCKKADDVIPDPYADAKSPLGVAISQTDVPVPAVGIVGTSVVIKASGFDKYKDRLTFMFNGEKAEVISVTATEITVKVPESGSTGVTSIAIGDQLFIGPTFTVTGLMQIDPTFKAIAGTNGYVSQVYEMLDGRNIVVGNFTNFDNKGGVVPINRIARTSLDGEYDRTFRTGRGANGTLARIVEIGGRFIVAGGFTGFNQRTENISNITSLFTSGAIDTIKIQTKRKPTVTDTVTQKWFPRFNGGTNGFINRVYAHQGKILATGDFRYYVKRTYDKFNYDLSRDTVILDSTEIRQILRFNLDGSLDKTFRFNTATNKGKESANGPVDTYMHTEAEKLEKLVVFGNFTTFDGQQANRIVRLNADGSIDPTFTSGTGADNAIYSCTYNVTTKKYVITGSFTRYNGKAVVGVAVLNDNGTLDESFASLSFEGGQANFAKQLNNGLIVVSGYFIKYNGITRNGFMVLTPTGTLAKGYNSTGPFNGSLSDVIETKSADGKKALLLIGSFSRFDNLPLYNIIRVTIE; this comes from the coding sequence ATGATGAAAAAAATTAAATTTATATTCACAATAATCACTTTGATTGCTTTCAGCTTTCAAGGATGTAAAAAGGCAGATGATGTAATCCCTGACCCTTATGCTGATGCTAAATCGCCATTAGGCGTGGCCATTTCGCAAACTGATGTCCCAGTTCCTGCTGTTGGGATTGTAGGTACATCTGTAGTCATCAAAGCTTCGGGCTTTGATAAATATAAAGATCGATTAACCTTTATGTTTAACGGCGAAAAGGCCGAGGTAATTAGCGTTACGGCCACAGAAATTACCGTTAAAGTTCCGGAAAGCGGAAGTACGGGCGTAACATCAATCGCTATTGGCGATCAGTTATTTATTGGGCCAACTTTTACCGTAACCGGGCTCATGCAGATTGATCCTACTTTTAAAGCTATAGCAGGTACCAACGGTTATGTAAGTCAGGTATACGAAATGCTTGATGGAAGGAATATCGTAGTTGGTAATTTTACCAATTTTGATAATAAAGGAGGTGTGGTTCCCATTAACCGGATCGCAAGAACATCATTAGATGGAGAATACGATCGTACTTTCCGTACAGGGCGGGGAGCTAACGGGACTTTAGCCAGGATTGTAGAAATTGGTGGGCGTTTTATTGTAGCAGGTGGTTTTACCGGATTTAACCAGCGTACAGAAAATATCAGCAACATTACCAGTTTGTTCACCAGCGGAGCAATAGACACCATAAAAATTCAAACCAAAAGAAAGCCAACAGTCACTGATACCGTTACGCAGAAATGGTTTCCGAGGTTTAACGGCGGTACAAATGGTTTTATTAACCGTGTATACGCACACCAGGGAAAAATTTTAGCAACCGGCGATTTCAGGTATTATGTAAAAAGAACTTACGATAAGTTTAATTACGATTTATCGAGGGATACGGTCATATTGGACAGTACAGAAATCCGCCAGATTTTGCGCTTTAATTTAGATGGTAGTCTTGATAAAACATTCCGTTTCAACACCGCTACCAATAAAGGAAAAGAAAGTGCAAACGGACCTGTGGATACTTACATGCATACTGAGGCAGAGAAGCTGGAAAAACTGGTTGTGTTTGGTAATTTTACCACTTTCGATGGTCAGCAAGCTAACCGCATTGTGAGGTTAAATGCTGATGGAAGTATCGATCCTACTTTTACATCAGGTACAGGCGCCGATAATGCCATATATTCTTGTACTTATAATGTAACAACAAAAAAATATGTGATTACCGGAAGTTTTACCCGTTATAATGGTAAAGCAGTAGTAGGTGTTGCGGTTTTAAACGATAATGGAACTTTAGATGAATCATTCGCATCGCTCTCCTTCGAAGGTGGGCAAGCTAATTTTGCCAAACAGCTTAATAATGGGTTAATTGTAGTAAGCGGGTATTTTATTAAATACAATGGCATCACCAGAAATGGGTTTATGGTTTTAACACCAACAGGAACATTGGCAAAAGGATACAATTCTACAGGTCCTTTTAATGGTAGCCTATCCGATGTGATCGAAACGAAATCGGCAGATGGTAAAAAAGCACTATTGCTAATAGGTAGCTTTAGTCGTTTTGATAATTTACCATTATACAACATTATTAGGGTAACTATCGAATAA